The following coding sequences lie in one Arabidopsis thaliana chromosome 3, partial sequence genomic window:
- a CDS encoding Plant thionin family protein (Plant thionin family protein; LOCATED IN: endomembrane system; BEST Arabidopsis thaliana protein match is: Plant thionin family protein (TAIR:AT5G36805.1); Has 74 Blast hits to 74 proteins in 2 species: Archae - 0; Bacteria - 0; Metazoa - 0; Fungi - 0; Plants - 74; Viruses - 0; Other Eukaryotes - 0 (source: NCBI BLink).) codes for MATQTTKKIYSVLMIVVLFTMIVSTYASTMEVCVKHCIPNQCMKVSQKATLPLCETACTKLCNENKDEKYIVPRSYCDGLFWFLCDN; via the coding sequence ATGGCAactcaaacaacaaaaaagatatacaGTGTTTTGATGATTGTAGTTTTATTTACGATGATTGTTTCAACATACGCGAGTACGATGGAAGTGTGTGTTAAACACTGTATCCCGAATCAATGCATGAAAGTTTCTCAAAAGGCAACTCTTCCATTATGTGAGACTGCTTGCACAAAACTTTgcaatgaaaacaaagatgagaAATATATCGTGCCTCGAAGCTACTGCGATGGATTATTCTGGTTTCTATGTGATAActga